The following is a genomic window from Adhaeribacter radiodurans.
TGCGGCCTTGGGGTCAGGAAATGCAACGGTTACGTTTGCCTTAGAATGAATTCAAAGGTTGAAATTATTTCAGCTACCATTGTAAAAATCAATAAATAACTATAAATAATTTAAATTTTGAAAAATAACATAGCAGGAAAAGTAGTAATAATTACCGGTGCTAGCAGTGGTTTAGGCGAAGCGGCAGCCAAGCACTTGGCAGCGCTGGGTGCCACGGTGGTACTGGGGGCCAGAAGAGCAGACCGAATTGAAAAATTGGCCAAGGAAATGCAGGATATGGGTGGACACGCGCTGGCTGTTTCTGTAGATGTAACGCAGCGGGATCAAGTAAAGCAACTGGTTGATACCGCGGTAGAAAAATTTGGGCGGGTCATTGAAGAAATTCGTCCCGGGGATGTAGTTTGGTTTGCGCCGCATGAAAAGCATTGGCATGGTGCCACCGCCACCACTGCCATGACGCACATCGCTATTCAGGAAAGTCTAAATGGTAAGCCGGTGGATTGGATGGAGAAAGTAACAGAGGACCA
Proteins encoded in this region:
- a CDS encoding SDR family NAD(P)-dependent oxidoreductase, which translates into the protein MKNNIAGKVVIITGASSGLGEAAAKHLAALGATVVLGARRADRIEKLAKEMQDMGGHALAVSVDVTQRDQVKQLVDTAVEKFGRVIEEIRPGDVVWFAPHEKHWHGATATTAMTHIAIQESLNGKPVDWMEKVTEDQYNSSN